The Chryseobacterium sp. JV274 sequence CAATATTTATCTGCTTGGCCATGACAGCTGTGCAGGTCATAAAATCCGGTTTTCAGAAACAGACAACAATCAATATGATATTACATGGACCGGCAAGATAGCATTAACCTACGCGGGTGATGATGAGTTTTCCCATGAGTTCAAAGCAGAGATTTTCAATGCTGAATTTGAAGGATTCCATTATCCTAAAACCTGGTCGGTAGAAAAAGCTGCTGAGGTATTCAAAGCAAAACTTGCCAACTTTGAAGCCTATGAATTTGTGGATCTGAATCCTAAAAGTAATAAGAGAGAATATAAATTAAACAAAATCAAATCGATAACCGCATAAAATAACCAATCAAAAAATTATCATTATGAGTAAATATTCAATTGAAGCCTTTATCAACGAAACAAAAGAAAATCCGCAGCAAAGAGATTATTTTGAGCTGGAAACCAAACATCTTCTGGAAATCAACCTAAATAATCAGGCGGTATGGACTAAAAAAGGAAGCATGGTAAGCTATGTGGGAAATATCAATTTTGAAAGACAGGGAATGCTGGCCGGAGGAATTGGAAACCTTCTAAAAAAAGCAATCAGTGGTGAAGGAAGTAAGCTTATGAAAGCGGAAGGAACCGGAAAATTGTATGTAGCAGATTCCGGGAAAAAAGTACGTATCCTTTATCTGAATAATGAATCAGTATGTGTGAACGGAAATGATGTTCTTGCCCATGAGCAAAGTGTAAACAGTGATATTACTATGCTTAAGAGTATTGCAGGAATGATGTCCGGAGGACTTTTCCAGGTGAAACTTTCAGGAACGGGACATATTGCGATTACAACTCACGGAGATCCATTGACTTTACTGGTAACTCCTGATACGCCTGTATTTACAGATCCTAATGCCACTGTTGCATGGTCCGGAAATCTGAGCCCGGAACTGAAAACAAATGTTTCTTTCAAAAGCCTTATTGGCAGAGGAAGTGGTGAAGAGTTTCAGATGAAGTTCTCAGGCCACGGATGGGTATTGATCCAGCCTTACGAAGAAGTTTATTATATGGAAAAATAAAGTCAGCAAACCTTAGTAATTTTGTATTTTCGTAGTACTTAAAGCAATAGCAATGAATAGTATTATAAAGCTATTTTTTCTGATCGTTATAATTCCTAATATCATTATAGCCCAAAAAACAAAGAATAATTACGAATACAATATAGACCTTCTTCATATGTCCAACGATGAAGTCCGGGTATCTTTTTCGCCCCCAAAGAATGATCTTAAACAGGGCAAGTTTATTATTCCCAAACTGGTACCCGGATTTTATCAGGCTATGAATTTCGGACAATATGTTTCTAATTTCACAGCCACCGATAAAAACGGAAAAAAAATTCTGACCGAACGTCTGGATAAAAACAGCTGGCTGGTACATGATCTGAATCGTGTAAAGAAAATATCCTATCAGGTAGCGGATGGATGGGACTCTTTGGAGAAGGAATCCAATGAGGCAAGATCTGCCGGAAGTATGTTTATAAAAGACAGTGTTTCAGTCATCAATTATAATTCTTTAGTGGGATATTTTGAAGAAATGAAAGATATTCCTTACCAAATTACCATTACAAGAAACAAGGATTTTTATGCTTCCTCTGCTTTAGATTATCAACAGAAAAATAAAAACACGGATGTAGTTTGGGCAAAAGATTACCGGGAACTGGTAGATTCTCCTGTTCTATATTCGGTTCCAGACACAACGTGGCTCAAGATAGGTCATACTAAAGTGCTTGTATCATTTTATAATAAAAAGGAAAGACATTATTCCAAAACAATAGCTCATGAAATAGAGAACATTCTGAAAAATCAGCAGGCTTATCTGGGAGGCACATTACCGGTAAAGAAATATGCATTTCTAATTTATTATGAATCTTCAAATGAGAATGGATTTTTGGGAGATGGTCTGGAACACTCCCACTCTACAGTTTGCCTGTACAGATCCGGAAGTATGAAATTTCTTCCGAATGCTTTAAACAGAGTGGCTTCTCATGAGTTTTTCCATGTTGTTACTCCTCTCAACATTCATTCAGGAGAAATTCAGCATTATGATTTCCTGAATCCTGTCATGTCTAAACATCTGTGGCTGTATGAAGGAATGACCGAATATGCTACGATTCATATGCCTATCAAACAAAAAATGATCAGCCTGGAAGATTTTGAAAAGAGTTTGGAAGAAAAGATACATGGTATGAAAGAGTTTGACAACACATTATCTTTTACGGAAATGAGTAAAAATTCTATGGAAAGACAAGATCAGTATATGAACTTTTATATGAAAGGAGCATTACTCGGACTGTGTTTAGATATAAGGCTAAGGGAACTTTCTGATGGAAAAAAGGGAACTCAGAACCTGATGCAGATGCTTATGAAAAAATATGGAGAAGGTAAATATTTCAATGATGATGATCTGTTTGATGAAATTACAAAAATGACTTATCCTGAAATACGCACATTTTTCAGCAACTTTATAGAAGGCACCCAACCTATTCCTTTGAAAGAATATCTGGAAAAAGCAGGTTTCAACTATGATGAAATTACCGGAAAGGTAACTTCTCTACCCAATCCCGATTCAAAACAAATAGCTTTAAGAAAAGCATGGATTAATCAATAAATCTCCGGGATATTCACCATATGCTTTAAACTATTAAATTTTTCGACACTCAAACTAATGACCTCTTCAACTCCCTACTATCACAACGTCGGGATTTACAAAAGTTTTTAATATATTTAAGAAAAAAAATAGATGGACAATAGCAATTCGCGCAGGAACTTTCTTAAGACAGCAGCTTTGGCAAGCTTTGGGGCATTGGTTTTACCCAATTCATTATTTGCCTATTCCAATGATTTTAAAACAGATAAAAAAGTCCGTGTCGGTTTCATCGGTGTCGGTCTTCGTGGGCAGGAACATGTAAAATTACTGGCAAAGCGTAATGACGTAGAGATTGTTGCGTTTGCAGATCCAGAGAAAAGAATGCTTGCCGCGTCTCAAAAAATCTTAAAAGACAATAATAAGCCGGCTGCTCAGGAGTTTTCCAACGGTGAATATGACTATAGAAATCTTTTAAAATCAAAAGCAATAGACGCTGTTGTCATTGCTACTCCATGGGAATGGCATCTTACCCAAGGGGTAGAAGCTATGCGCGCTAAAAAAATTGTGGGTATGGAAGTTTCCGGAGCGATAAAGCTTCAGGACTGCTGGGAGTTTGTAAAGGTATATGAGGAAACAAAAGTTCCTATCTTTATGATGGAAAATGTATGCTACCGAAGAGATATTATGGCCATTCTGAATATGGTTCGTAAAGGAATGTTTGGAGAATTGGTACATGGAAGAGGCGGTTATCAGCACGATTTGAGAGGTGTACTTTTCAATGACGGCGTTACTCCTTACAATTCTGGTGCAGAATTCGGAGAGAAAGGATTCAGTGAAGCAAAATGGAGAACTGAACATTATGTAAAGCGTAACGGAGAACTTTATCCTACACATGGATTAGGCCCGGTAGCAATGATGATGGACATCAACAGAGGAAACCGATTAACGAGGCTGTCTTCATTCTCATCAAAATCTGTAGGGCTTCATAAATATATTGTTGAACATCCAAAAGGAGGAGAAAACCATCCTAGTGCCCAAGTGAAGTTCAATCAGGGAGACGTGGTAACAACACAAATTGCCTGTGCTAATGGAGAAACCATTCTTCTGACTCATGATACAAGTTTACAGAGACCTTATGATCTGGGCTTCCGGGTTCAGGGAACTGAAGGGTTGTGGCAGGATTTCGGATGGGGAGACTTCAACCAGGGTCATATTTATTTTGAAAAAACGATGAACCATACCCACCGTTGGGATAATACTGAAAAATGGATGCAAGAACACGATCATCCGATGTGGAAGAAGTTTGAAAACACTGCAGCAGGAGCCGGTCATGGCGGAATGGATTTCTTTGTGATGAATACTTTTATTGAATGTATTAAAAGAAATATAGAATTCCCGATGGATGTGTATGATCTTGCGTTGTGGTATTCGATTACGCCATTGAGTGAAGAGTCTATTGCCAAAGGCGGTCAGGTGATTGATATTCCTGATTTTACCAATGGAAAATGGAAAACCCGTAAACCTGTATTTGGAATGACCGATGAGTTCTAAGAAAACATTACTCATATTAGCAGGTGGATTAGGAAGCAGATATAAAGGATTAAAGCAGGTAGACGGAATACTCAATAACGGTTCGCCAATTCTGGAGTATTCTATCTTTGACGCTCTGGAAGCCGGTTTCCAAAAAGTAGTTATTATTGTCAATAAACTGATTCCTCAAAGTTATATTGAGAGACTCAATACCATTTCAAAGGCTAAAAACTTTGAACTTCACTGGGTATATCAGGAAATAGACAGTATTCCTATTTCGCTGGAAGGTTTTGATTATCCTGATCGTGAAAAACCATGGGGAACTGCTCATGCTGTACTTTGTGCAAAATATTCTATACAGGAACCGTTTGTGATGATCAACGCGGATGACTTTTACGGAAAAGAAGCGTATCAATTGGCTGCACATGAAATCAACCATCATCATATTTCAGATTCACAATTGGGTATGATTGCTTATCCTGTAGGCACAACATTGAGCGGTAATGGAGCTGTAGCCAGAGGAATATGTACACTGGATCCGGAAAATTATCTGATTAAGGTTGAAGAGCAGACTTCCATTCAAAAAATAAATAACTCCATCGTTTATATTAAAAATGGAGAAAATGTAAAATTAGATTCTGATACTTTGGTATCCATGAACTTTTTTATATTCCATCCTCATATTTTCTGTTATCTGGAAGCTTATTTTTATGATTTTATCGAATCTGATCCGCTGCCTACCCAGGAATTTTATATTCCTACTGCCGTACAGAGAATGATAGATGAAAACAGAGTACAGGTAAAAGTAAAAGCATCTCCGTCTCAATGGATGGGTGTCACTTATGCCGATGATAAAAAGGAAATTATAGATTTTCTGACTTCAGAGATTAAAAACAACAGATACCCGGAAGATTTATGGAGTTAAATGATATTATTAATGAGTTTATCGGTACAGATAATTATGAACTCACTTCTATTACTGACGGATTGATCAATACAACCTATCTTTTGGAAGATAAAGATCAGAGGAAAAAGTTTATTCTGCAGAAAATCAACAATCATGTTTTCAGGCAGCCGGAAGTCATCGTTAATAATCATTTAATGGTTAATGAAATTCTTAGAGCACATGATTATCAGTTTCAAATTATTGAACCTATCCCCTCTCTAAACAACAGGCTTTTGGTAGAAGATGCCGATGGTCAGCCCTGGCGTATGCTAAGTTTCGTAGAAAATAGTATGACCTTTCTTTCCGCCCCATCTTTACAGGTGGCTTTTGAAGCGGCTAAAACCTTCAGTTATTTCCTTACCACCATCAATACCGAAAAACTGCCTGCCATAGAAGATTCTCTTCCGAATTTCCTTAACTTTGAGAAAAGGGTTGCAGATTATAAAAATTCATTAAAGAATGCAGCTCCTTATTTAAAAGAAAATGCAAAGGCTGAAATAGAAATCACCAATAAGTTATTGTCTTTGCCTGATCAATGGATCGAAATGGAGAAAAACAATCGGATTCCCAAAAGAATCATCCATGCAGATGTAAAAATCAGCAATATTCTTTTTGATCAGAATCATAGCCCGCTGGCTGTGATTGATCTGGATACTATGATGATTTCTACTATTTTATATGATTTTGGAACGATGATCCAGTCTTATACCAATACAACCCATGAAGATGATGGCAGTGCCAAAAACAATTTCAACCCTGAAATGTATAAGGCTGTAAAAGAAGGGTTTTTATTTTATCTAAAGGAAAAACTGACCCCGGAAGAGTCTGGCAATCTTGATTATGCTGCACAAGTCGCCATTTATATCCAGGAACTTCGTTTTTTAACGGATTACCTGAACGGAAGCACTTACTATTCTATCACACATCCTGAGCACAATCTGGATAGAACAAAAAACCAGCTGGAGCTTTTGAAAGGACTGAGAGAATATTTGGGAGTTTGAGTGTCGGAGAGTTTGAGAATAATAGAGTAAAACAGATTCCTACGAAATGATAAAGATACGGATAGATAAAGCGTTCTGTTTGTCATTCCGTAGGAATCCAAGCCAGCTCTCTAAATCTAATCCCAAAATTAATCTCAAAAACTCCAGAATTCTTTACCGAGAATTACATACAATACTTAGACTCCTACGGAGTGACAAAGTGTACGGATAGATAATACATCGTATTTGTCCATTCCGAAGGAATCTATACTCTTACAGCCCAGCTCTCTAACTCTCCGACTCTCAAACCTACGAACTCTCAAACTCCCAAAAACTCCAGTATACTCTTCCATTCTTCCAATTTCTTCTCAAAAGATTCCTACGGAGTGACAAAGTGTATGGATAGATAATACATCGTATTTGTCCATTCCGAAGGAATCTATACTCTTACAGCCCAGCTCTCTAACTCTCCACTCCCAAAAACTCCAGTATCCTCTTCCATTCTTCCAATTTCTTCTCAAAAGATTCCTACGAAATGATAAAGATACGGATAGATAAAGCGTTCTGTTTGTCATTCCGTAGGAATCCAAGCCAGTTCTCTAAATCTAATCCCAAAATTAATCTCAAAAACTCCAGAATTCTTTACCGAGAATTACATACAATACTTAGACTCCTACGGAGTGACAAAGTGTATGGATAGATAATACATCGTATTTGTCCATTCCGAAGGAATCTATACTCTTACAGCCCAGCTCTCTAACTCTCCACTCCCAAAAACTCCAGTATCCTCTTCCATTCTTCCAATTTCTTCTCAAAAGATTCCTACGAAATGATAAGGATACGGATAGATAAAGCGTTCTGTTTGTCATTCCGTAGGAATCCAAGCCAGCTCTCTAAATCTTATCCCAAATTAATCTCAAAAACTCCAGAATTCTTTACCGAGAATTACATACAATACTTAGACTCCTACGGAGTGACAAAGTGTACGGATAGATAATACATCGTATTTGTCCATTCCGAAGGAATCTATACTCTTACAGCCCAGCTCTCTAACTCTCCGACACTCAAACCCTCAAACTCTCAAACTCCCAAAAACTCCAGTATACTCTTCCATTCTTCCAGCTTCTTCTCAAAGGAAACCGTATGAAGCGGACTTGTAGAAGGTAATAGGAAAATGGGCAGTTTATAACTTTTCCCCAACAGTTTTTGTAAATTTTTGTAAGATTTTCCACCATTGCAGAAAATGGCTTTCACGTTTGGATGTTTGTCCAGCAGTTCAGCAATCTGATTGGCTTCTTCATTTTTGATTTCAGAATCCAGGCTTCCTTTTCGCTCGCAGGAATCAATGACATCCCAAAGGGCAATATGATGTTTCTTTAATACTTCGATTCTCTGAGTATAATTTTCAGTAAATTCTTCATTCAGCAATTCAAAGATGATTTTCCAGAATTTGTTCTGAGGGTGGGCATAGTACTGTTGTTTTTCCAGTGATTTTACTCCGGGAATTGATCCTAAAATGATAATCCGAGAATGAACATCAATAAGAGGTGAAAATGAAGAAATCCGGTTTTGCATATTCAAATATAAAGATTTAATTTATTTAATCTGGCTGGAAGCTGGGAGCTTGTAGAAGGAAGTTATTGAGGTTATGAAAAACGGGTTGTCCGTATTTTCATCTTTTTTAAACAGTGCTATTATTAATTTATGGCAACCTCTATAAATGCTAAGATTAACAGCAACTTCCAACCTCTCCTCTTCCAGCTTCCAATAGCCTGAATTTTAATTTCCTTAACCCAACTCAGTTTATTTAAGTTTTGGCTAAAGCCATTGGATTTTTCATCATAAAAAAAAGCGGGCTAAAGCCCGCTCCTATTGATATTTTATTTTTATTGATCTTACAAAGTTTCCTTCAGCCAATCAAAGAATTCTCTCTGCCATACCAATCCGTTTTGCGGATGAAGTACCCAGTGGTTTTCGTTAGGGAAATAAACCAGTTTAGATTTTAATCCCCTTAATTTAGCAGCCTGGAAAGCTTCCTGCCCCTGCTCGTAAGGAACACGGAAATCAATTCCTCCCTGAACGATCATGATAGGCTTATTCCATTTATCTACAAAATTGCTTGGATTGAATTCTGTGTATGCTTTTGGTTGTGGTTTCTCCCATGGTGAACCAAGATCCCAGTTCGCAAACCAAAGTTCTTCAGTCGTCAGATACCATGATTTCATATCAAATAGCCCATCATGAGCGATGAACGTTTTGAATCTGTTTTCATGGATTCCTGCCAGCATAAATACGCTGTATCCTCCGTAGCTCGCTCCTACCGCTGCTACTCTGTCACCGTCTACGTATGGTAAAGTTTTTGCAAAGTCTGTGGCTGCCAGATAATCTCTCATTGGCTGTCCGCCCCAGTCTCTTGAAATTTCTTCATTCCACTTTGTTCCCCAGCCTGGCATACCTCTTCTGTTTGGAGCAACCACGATATAATCATTAGCTGTCATCAGAGCAAAGTTCCATCTTACACTGAAAAACTGAGTAAGAGCAGACTGTGGACCACCCTGGCAGTATACCAAAGTAGGATATTTTTTATTCGGGTCAAAGTTTGGTGGATAGTGGAACCAAACTCCCATTTCTTTACCATCAGAAGTTTTCACCATCTTAAGTTCAGATTTCCCCTGAGCTAACTTAGCATAAGTTTCTTTGTTCGCTTCAGTCACCTGCTTCATTTCTCCGTTTTTAACGTTTACTGAGAAAAGTTCTGTTGCATGGTTTACGTCTGTTCTTCCTACTAAAAGTGAAGATTTATTATCTGTAAAGATTTCGTTAACATCAAAATCTCCTTTTGTAATCTGCTGTACTTTTGCTGATTTTGAATCCAGGGCAAAAAGCTGTTTTGTACCTCTGAATGCTGCTGTAAAGTAGATTGTTTTTGAGTCCGCACCCCAAAGTACGTCTCCTGAAACACTTTCGTCCCAACCCGATGTAAGGTTAGTTGTCTTTCCAGACTTCCAGTCCATGATTTTCACATCATTTTTATCGGCTTCATATCCGTCTCTGGCCATACTCTGCCAGATCAGAGATTTTCCATCCGGACTGAATTTAGGATTTACATCATATCCTTTGTTGGATTCTGTAAGATTTTTGGTTGTACCTGATGCTAAATCGTAAGCAAAGATATCGGTATTGGTACTTGTAGAATAGTCTTTTCCACTTTTAGGTTTTGTAACATATAAAAGCTGTGCAGAATCTGAACTCCAGATAAAATCTTCAGCGCCCCCGAAAGGTCTCTGAGGAGAATCCCACATTTTTCCTTCCAGCAGGTCTTTAGCTGATTCTGCTTTATCAGAAGTATTTACTACAAATACATGGTTGTATTTTCCTTCATTGAAATAATCCCAGTGTCTGTGGTTCAGGTCTGTGTATACCTGAGCCGTCGTTTTAGGAGTATCACTGAATTTATCTTTCCCCATTACTTTCTCTACCAGCACCTGCTTACTGAAAGCAATTTTCTTCCCGTCCGGAGAAATGACAACATTATCAACTTCACCGATGGTATAAAATTCTGTCCAGGTTTTTCCTGCATCTTTAGAAAGATAGATTTTATCACCTTCCTGAGCATAGATACCGTTTTTATCCCATTGAATAAGGGCTTTTTTACCAAAATCAATTTTGGAAGACTGATTATTAAGAACATTCAGAAAATAGTTCTCGTTTTTTGTTTTCTCTGTTTTCAGATCAACCTGTCCTACTTTATAGATAAGGGAGCCCTGATCTGGTGAAACAGCCTGTACTCCAACTTTTTTCAAAGTCCAAAGAATTTCAGGCGTCATTACTTGTTGTGCATTCATTAAAAGCGGAGCTGCCAAGGCCAGCAGACTGTACTTAAGTTTCATATGTTGATATTCATTTTTTAACGGATATACAGAATCCTAATGATTTTATACATCCTTTTATTAAATTCAAAGATTGCCAAAGTTAATATTTAAAATAAAAACGGACTAAAGAATTAACATTTAAGTTTTACGATATTGAAAATAAATAGTTAATATGCAGATGAATTTTTATTAATTTTATAAAAACTAAACTAATATCCATTTTACATGAAAAAATTTCTCCTTTTTTCTGCACTCTTTGTGTCTTCTTTCTTTTTTTCACAGTTAACGATAAGCCCTTTCCCCAATCATTATTATAATGCTTATCAGGCAACTATTTCGGGAAACGGAACTATTTATTATACTACTGATGGGAGCACCCCTACATTGAGTTCCAGTTCAGCAGTCAATAATGTACAGATTCCCATTGATCAGAATAAAGAAATCAAAGCATTTCTTGTTGATGGTCAGGGAAATTCATCAGCTGTCATCAGTAAAAAATATTATACAGGAAGTATTCCTACGGCCAACATTTACTTTAAAATTCCTTCTACATGGATTACCGGAAGCTGTGTAATGATTGATATGGTAAGTCCCAATTCCATTGACGGATTTGCCATGGATACCTTCTGGCCAGGAGTTGTAATGCAGCCTGCAGGATGTGAATCCTGGTATAAGACTGCCAGAAATTTTGAAAGTGCCAATGTACGTTTTAACAATTGTACTCTCTTTGAAAATATTC is a genomic window containing:
- a CDS encoding AIM24 family protein — encoded protein: MSKYSIEAFINETKENPQQRDYFELETKHLLEINLNNQAVWTKKGSMVSYVGNINFERQGMLAGGIGNLLKKAISGEGSKLMKAEGTGKLYVADSGKKVRILYLNNESVCVNGNDVLAHEQSVNSDITMLKSIAGMMSGGLFQVKLSGTGHIAITTHGDPLTLLVTPDTPVFTDPNATVAWSGNLSPELKTNVSFKSLIGRGSGEEFQMKFSGHGWVLIQPYEEVYYMEK
- a CDS encoding peptidase M61 → MNSIIKLFFLIVIIPNIIIAQKTKNNYEYNIDLLHMSNDEVRVSFSPPKNDLKQGKFIIPKLVPGFYQAMNFGQYVSNFTATDKNGKKILTERLDKNSWLVHDLNRVKKISYQVADGWDSLEKESNEARSAGSMFIKDSVSVINYNSLVGYFEEMKDIPYQITITRNKDFYASSALDYQQKNKNTDVVWAKDYRELVDSPVLYSVPDTTWLKIGHTKVLVSFYNKKERHYSKTIAHEIENILKNQQAYLGGTLPVKKYAFLIYYESSNENGFLGDGLEHSHSTVCLYRSGSMKFLPNALNRVASHEFFHVVTPLNIHSGEIQHYDFLNPVMSKHLWLYEGMTEYATIHMPIKQKMISLEDFEKSLEEKIHGMKEFDNTLSFTEMSKNSMERQDQYMNFYMKGALLGLCLDIRLRELSDGKKGTQNLMQMLMKKYGEGKYFNDDDLFDEITKMTYPEIRTFFSNFIEGTQPIPLKEYLEKAGFNYDEITGKVTSLPNPDSKQIALRKAWINQ
- a CDS encoding Gfo/Idh/MocA family protein — protein: MDNSNSRRNFLKTAALASFGALVLPNSLFAYSNDFKTDKKVRVGFIGVGLRGQEHVKLLAKRNDVEIVAFADPEKRMLAASQKILKDNNKPAAQEFSNGEYDYRNLLKSKAIDAVVIATPWEWHLTQGVEAMRAKKIVGMEVSGAIKLQDCWEFVKVYEETKVPIFMMENVCYRRDIMAILNMVRKGMFGELVHGRGGYQHDLRGVLFNDGVTPYNSGAEFGEKGFSEAKWRTEHYVKRNGELYPTHGLGPVAMMMDINRGNRLTRLSSFSSKSVGLHKYIVEHPKGGENHPSAQVKFNQGDVVTTQIACANGETILLTHDTSLQRPYDLGFRVQGTEGLWQDFGWGDFNQGHIYFEKTMNHTHRWDNTEKWMQEHDHPMWKKFENTAAGAGHGGMDFFVMNTFIECIKRNIEFPMDVYDLALWYSITPLSEESIAKGGQVIDIPDFTNGKWKTRKPVFGMTDEF
- a CDS encoding sugar phosphate nucleotidyltransferase, which gives rise to MSSKKTLLILAGGLGSRYKGLKQVDGILNNGSPILEYSIFDALEAGFQKVVIIVNKLIPQSYIERLNTISKAKNFELHWVYQEIDSIPISLEGFDYPDREKPWGTAHAVLCAKYSIQEPFVMINADDFYGKEAYQLAAHEINHHHISDSQLGMIAYPVGTTLSGNGAVARGICTLDPENYLIKVEEQTSIQKINNSIVYIKNGENVKLDSDTLVSMNFFIFHPHIFCYLEAYFYDFIESDPLPTQEFYIPTAVQRMIDENRVQVKVKASPSQWMGVTYADDKKEIIDFLTSEIKNNRYPEDLWS
- a CDS encoding phosphotransferase enzyme family protein produces the protein MELNDIINEFIGTDNYELTSITDGLINTTYLLEDKDQRKKFILQKINNHVFRQPEVIVNNHLMVNEILRAHDYQFQIIEPIPSLNNRLLVEDADGQPWRMLSFVENSMTFLSAPSLQVAFEAAKTFSYFLTTINTEKLPAIEDSLPNFLNFEKRVADYKNSLKNAAPYLKENAKAEIEITNKLLSLPDQWIEMEKNNRIPKRIIHADVKISNILFDQNHSPLAVIDLDTMMISTILYDFGTMIQSYTNTTHEDDGSAKNNFNPEMYKAVKEGFLFYLKEKLTPEESGNLDYAAQVAIYIQELRFLTDYLNGSTYYSITHPEHNLDRTKNQLELLKGLREYLGV
- a CDS encoding DNA-deoxyinosine glycosylase, producing MQNRISSFSPLIDVHSRIIILGSIPGVKSLEKQQYYAHPQNKFWKIIFELLNEEFTENYTQRIEVLKKHHIALWDVIDSCERKGSLDSEIKNEEANQIAELLDKHPNVKAIFCNGGKSYKNLQKLLGKSYKLPIFLLPSTSPLHTVSFEKKLEEWKSILEFLGV
- a CDS encoding S9 family peptidase, translating into MKLKYSLLALAAPLLMNAQQVMTPEILWTLKKVGVQAVSPDQGSLIYKVGQVDLKTEKTKNENYFLNVLNNQSSKIDFGKKALIQWDKNGIYAQEGDKIYLSKDAGKTWTEFYTIGEVDNVVISPDGKKIAFSKQVLVEKVMGKDKFSDTPKTTAQVYTDLNHRHWDYFNEGKYNHVFVVNTSDKAESAKDLLEGKMWDSPQRPFGGAEDFIWSSDSAQLLYVTKPKSGKDYSTSTNTDIFAYDLASGTTKNLTESNKGYDVNPKFSPDGKSLIWQSMARDGYEADKNDVKIMDWKSGKTTNLTSGWDESVSGDVLWGADSKTIYFTAAFRGTKQLFALDSKSAKVQQITKGDFDVNEIFTDNKSSLLVGRTDVNHATELFSVNVKNGEMKQVTEANKETYAKLAQGKSELKMVKTSDGKEMGVWFHYPPNFDPNKKYPTLVYCQGGPQSALTQFFSVRWNFALMTANDYIVVAPNRRGMPGWGTKWNEEISRDWGGQPMRDYLAATDFAKTLPYVDGDRVAAVGASYGGYSVFMLAGIHENRFKTFIAHDGLFDMKSWYLTTEELWFANWDLGSPWEKPQPKAYTEFNPSNFVDKWNKPIMIVQGGIDFRVPYEQGQEAFQAAKLRGLKSKLVYFPNENHWVLHPQNGLVWQREFFDWLKETL
- a CDS encoding chitobiase/beta-hexosaminidase C-terminal domain-containing protein, which codes for MKKFLLFSALFVSSFFFSQLTISPFPNHYYNAYQATISGNGTIYYTTDGSTPTLSSSSAVNNVQIPIDQNKEIKAFLVDGQGNSSAVISKKYYTGSIPTANIYFKIPSTWITGSCVMIDMVSPNSIDGFAMDTFWPGVVMQPAGCESWYKTARNFESANVRFNNCTLFENIPATISTNLIPMESTLYYDFTDGIITTPPSCLFLATHETQQKNSNVLIKVYPNPVSDILKVNTDRNFQEYEIIDVNARVIVKDRFVKEISIHQLISGNYFLKLKDSKGNLVLLKFIKK